The genomic stretch TGCTCATAATCTAAAGAAGTATCCCTCCATACATCTAGCCCTTGTATCTTTCCATTAAAAAAATCGACATAAGGAGCAGCATTCTTAGGATCCATCACACGTTTTAAAGAAAAAACAACATCAGCTGCTTTAAGTTCTCTTCCTTTTCCATTTGGAAAACAGGCATCATCTTGGAACAAGATTCCTTTTTTTACTTTAAAAGTATATATCAGTCCATCTGTAGAGATAATAGGCATGCCTTCAGCAAGATTTGGAACCAACTTAAAAGGTCTTTCTAAATAAGACCACTCATACAATCCTTCATATATTTTAGATACTGCGTGAGCAGAGTCCACATCTTTTATTCTTAATGGATCCATACCATCAATTGGACGCATAGTTACATTTTGCAGTATAGAGAAAGATTCAACAAACTGTTTGCGCTTATACTGACGGTTATAAAGAATTACTACAAGAAGGCCCATAACCATAAGGTACACCATGATCCTTTTACTCATTAGATTAGTTATTTTTAATAATATTTAAACAAAATGGGAAAGCCCATCCATATTAAATGGGAACTATCCTCCGTAATCCGCAAGGATGCTTTTCCCCCTTTCTGCCCCCTTAATTATAACAAATACACAGCACAAATGCAACTAAGAAATGTTTAAAACATTGTTATGAGGCCTAATATACTATATTTTAGCATATAAACAAAGTTTATCATCAACCCCAAAAGGTTTTTACATAGCACAAACTTATAGTTTCTTATGTATAATATAGACTTTTTTCGAAACACATTATGTAACTCCATTTTTTCTATTCCTATCAACAAATATAGGGCTAAAAATTAGTTTCGAAAGAAGTTTCATTAAGTCTAAAATGAATAACCAATAAGAAATGGAAAGAGGTAAAATAAATTTTACTAGAAAAATAAGCCTATAAGCCGGGTTCTGTAATGCAACATGTGCATCGCTTGTCATTTATCTGGAGTCACAATCACTCATGACTTCTAGCAGTTTACCCACATACTGTTCCTTACTAATTAAAGAAGAAAAACGGACGAGCAGCCCGTCACACTATTACGTGTCAGCATGCCTATTTGACCTTGCAATCCCTAAGGTTTACCATGCCTCCATTGTCACCAACAGAGCGGTGAGCTCTTACCTCGCCTTTTCACCCTTACTTTTTTATCAAAAAGCGGTTTATTTTCTGTGGCACTTGCTGTCATACGGCAATTTTAATGCCGAATGCCTTCCCGTTAGGAAGTAGGGTGCTCTATATTGCCCGGACTTTCCTCTTTAGTTTAAAAACTAAAGCGACAAGCCAGCTTATTTTTCTAATATCATTAATCTATGCTATGGAATAGTCTATTCCAACGGATGCCACTAAAAAAACTTTTACGCCTATCAGAAGATAGCAATACCAAAACGGCTTTTCCAACAATATGATCTTCGGGTATAAACCCAATAAGTCTAGAGTCACAAGATTGATCACGATTGTCGCCCATAGCAAAGTAATAATTTTTATTGAAAGTATATTCATAAATTTGCTGGTCATTTATCCAACATTCATTTCGAGTGAGCTTAACGTCTCTTTTACCTTCATATCTTTCTATAAGAAAACCATATAATGTAATATTCGTTTCATTTATCTGAATAGTCATTCCTCTTTCAGGAACTTTAACAGGACCAAAATTGTCTTTTGTCCAAGAGAAAGCAGCGTTCCAAGGATAAATTCTAGTATGGCGTATACCTACTTCATCTTCTACCGGTTCTACGGACTGTATATAAGAAGGCAATACAGTCGTAAGCTGGTTGACTTTTTCTGGCGTAGCATAAACAGCATATCCCTCACAACCTGGAGAGGTGTAATTTACAGGGTTTCTAAAACCATTTTTTTCGAAAAAAGCACTGCTTAAATGGCGTTTTGTTTTTATAAAATAAAGATACTGAACAAAATCAGCTTTTCTGGCCAACTGATCATTTACGTAAACCTGCTTATGGCTTATATAAATAAAATCACCTGGAAGTGCAATACAACGCTTTATCCAATATTCACGTAAATCAACTGGTTTATCTAATTCTACGGGCGTATTGAAAATAATAATATCATTTCTTTTCACCTTCCCTAGTCCGGGAAGACGATATTGTGGTAGTTGAATCCAGTCAAGATAGGATGGCGTTTTAGTTCCTATAATAGTTTGGTGGCTTAGTGGTACTTGCAAAGGAGTAACCGGTGTACGTGCACCATAGTGTAGCTTGCTTACCAACACAAAATCTCCTGTTAGCAACGTACTTTCCATGGATCCAGAAGGAATAACATATAAGCTAATGACCATCCAACGAATTAAAGTTGCTGCTATAGCAGCGAACAATATAGAGTTTATCCACTCCTTAACTGCGTTTACCGGCCCTGTAACGCCGCTTATCTGTCTTCTTTTTTTACCTAAAAAAGGAATCTTCATTTTCCTATCCTTCGTTAGTTACAAAAATACTTTACAACGTAATTACAAT from Cardinium endosymbiont of Culicoides punctatus encodes the following:
- the lepB gene encoding signal peptidase I codes for the protein MKIPFLGKKRRQISGVTGPVNAVKEWINSILFAAIAATLIRWMVISLYVIPSGSMESTLLTGDFVLVSKLHYGARTPVTPLQVPLSHQTIIGTKTPSYLDWIQLPQYRLPGLGKVKRNDIIIFNTPVELDKPVDLREYWIKRCIALPGDFIYISHKQVYVNDQLARKADFVQYLYFIKTKRHLSSAFFEKNGFRNPVNYTSPGCEGYAVYATPEKVNQLTTVLPSYIQSVEPVEDEVGIRHTRIYPWNAAFSWTKDNFGPVKVPERGMTIQINETNITLYGFLIERYEGKRDVKLTRNECWINDQQIYEYTFNKNYYFAMGDNRDQSCDSRLIGFIPEDHIVGKAVLVLLSSDRRKSFFSGIRWNRLFHSID